A single genomic interval of Chloracidobacterium validum harbors:
- the grpE gene encoding nucleotide exchange factor GrpE, producing the protein MATNVPPRPQAFRLGGEADRTRPTDVPPAQSAPQSAPPPADDTRAGKATPDVTAPPAQVVADEPVLADEPVLADEPVLADEPVTPDASTSGRQAFSDDETIRLLMDLASLQEDLERAREQTNSARRHVEVVKEQLAKTTTEKTTLQEQLQRLMAEFDNYRRRVEREKAEAVERGKQAVILSILEVVDNFERALATGRNEGGSLVDFLAGVELIHRQLTDSLTSMGVVSIPAIGEIFDPTVHEAIATDETNEYKPNTVLEELKRGYKLGDRLLRPAMVRVAVRPAST; encoded by the coding sequence GTGGCAACTAACGTCCCACCACGTCCACAAGCGTTTCGGCTCGGCGGGGAAGCTGACCGAACACGGCCGACGGATGTTCCGCCTGCCCAGTCCGCACCACAGTCTGCCCCACCGCCGGCGGATGACACTCGCGCAGGCAAAGCGACGCCGGACGTGACCGCTCCCCCAGCCCAAGTCGTGGCGGATGAGCCAGTCCTGGCGGATGAGCCAGTCCTGGCGGATGAACCAGTCCTGGCGGATGAACCGGTCACCCCGGATGCCAGCACCAGCGGGCGTCAAGCATTTTCCGATGATGAAACCATTCGCCTGTTGATGGACCTGGCAAGCCTGCAGGAAGACCTGGAGCGTGCGCGTGAGCAAACCAACTCAGCGCGGCGGCACGTCGAGGTTGTCAAGGAGCAACTGGCCAAGACCACCACCGAGAAAACGACCCTTCAAGAACAGCTCCAGCGGCTGATGGCCGAGTTTGACAACTATCGCAGGCGAGTCGAACGTGAAAAGGCTGAAGCGGTCGAGCGGGGCAAGCAGGCCGTGATCTTGAGCATCCTGGAAGTCGTTGACAACTTCGAGCGCGCGTTGGCAACCGGGCGGAACGAGGGTGGCAGTTTGGTGGATTTCCTCGCCGGCGTTGAGCTTATCCACCGCCAACTGACGGACAGCTTGACGAGCATGGGCGTCGTTTCAATTCCAGCCATTGGTGAAATCTTTGACCCCACGGTTCACGAAGCCATTGCCACCGATGAGACGAACGAGTACAAACCAAATACAGTACTGGAAGAACTCAAGCGTGGGTACAAGCTTGGCGACCGGCTGCTGCGTCCGGCAATGGTGCGGGTCGCGGTCCGTCCCGCATCTACCTGA
- the hrcA gene encoding heat-inducible transcriptional repressor HrcA, producing the protein MGKRRATHGLDERSHELLLALVRLHIATGEPIGSRTLSKQAGQTLSPASIRNIMADLEEQGYVVQPHTSAGRVPTDRGYRYYVDNLVADFDARPSQTDEEIIQRSLFSDPNVTSEDVLARASHVLSNLSSHVGVVLSPPLSRDILQHIDFVRLEARRILVITVSRTGLVRNFVVRVDEDIPLGELERTANYIVENFAGRSLADIRVELLKRMSEEKSLYDRLLKNALVLCNQDLGTSASETDVYVDGTVNILDAPEFANTARMRTIFRMFEEKGRLVKILNACLSQADTTSGIVVQIGTEHHVPGLRDCAIVTAPYYYRPDSVGSVTVVGPMRMRYGRVMRLVGYMAKMFNQLLSDTTQSPFPPALVGQPTGQIQVVNLPSGGPPRSVR; encoded by the coding sequence ATGGGCAAGCGGCGAGCGACTCACGGGCTGGATGAACGTAGCCACGAGCTACTGCTAGCCTTGGTGCGCCTCCACATTGCCACTGGTGAGCCGATTGGCTCGCGGACGCTCTCCAAGCAGGCTGGGCAAACGCTGAGTCCGGCTTCAATCCGCAACATCATGGCGGACCTGGAAGAGCAAGGGTACGTCGTCCAGCCGCACACTTCAGCCGGCCGCGTTCCGACGGATCGCGGCTACCGCTACTATGTGGACAACCTCGTGGCGGACTTTGATGCGCGCCCATCACAGACGGATGAGGAAATCATCCAGCGCAGCCTATTCTCCGACCCCAACGTTACCAGCGAGGATGTGCTGGCGCGTGCCTCCCATGTGCTGTCAAACCTCTCCTCCCACGTAGGCGTCGTGTTGTCGCCGCCGCTCTCCCGCGACATCCTGCAACACATTGATTTCGTCAGGCTCGAAGCACGCCGTATCCTGGTCATCACCGTGTCGAGAACTGGGCTTGTGCGCAACTTTGTCGTTCGCGTGGATGAGGATATTCCCCTCGGTGAACTGGAACGGACGGCCAACTACATCGTCGAAAACTTTGCCGGGCGCAGCCTTGCCGACATTCGCGTGGAATTGCTCAAACGCATGTCGGAAGAAAAAAGCCTTTATGATCGGTTGCTCAAAAACGCCCTGGTGCTGTGCAATCAAGACCTTGGGACAAGTGCTTCGGAAACCGATGTGTATGTGGATGGGACGGTCAACATCCTCGACGCCCCAGAGTTTGCCAATACCGCCCGGATGCGAACCATCTTTCGCATGTTCGAGGAAAAAGGGCGCTTGGTCAAAATCCTCAACGCTTGCCTATCGCAAGCTGATACAACCAGTGGTATCGTCGTCCAAATTGGTACGGAGCATCACGTACCCGGATTGCGGGACTGTGCCATCGTCACGGCACCATACTACTATCGGCCTGATTCGGTTGGCAGCGTAACGGTGGTGGGTCCGATGCGCATGAGGTATGGGCGCGTCATGCGGCTGGTTGGCTACATGGCGAAAATGTTTAATCAACTTTTGAGTGATACGACCCAGTCCCCATTCCCCCCAGCACTCGTTGGACAACCAACCGGGCAGATTCAGGTCGTAAACTTGCCTAGTGGTGGACCTCCACGCAGTGTTAGATAA
- a CDS encoding cupin domain-containing protein, translating to METLTQPADQLEMAASPETTQRPPLAPDHRFTPTTEPFRWENIPVTAYQRTPATAADFAGITRQTLFGQSGETIGFEVRYFEIAPGGWSSLECHGHAHAVIGLRGVGKVLLGDTVQTLRFLDLAYIGPNCVHRLVNDEPTPFGFLCIVDAKRDRPRRLRPADVPDLLTNPALAALIQRGGVQGAPQPTQSGKTTSLD from the coding sequence ATGGAAACCCTGACCCAACCGGCCGACCAGCTAGAAATGGCAGCCTCGCCGGAGACGACACAGCGCCCCCCTCTCGCCCCTGACCACCGCTTCACGCCCACGACCGAGCCTTTCCGGTGGGAGAACATACCGGTCACCGCCTACCAGCGCACGCCAGCCACGGCCGCTGACTTTGCCGGCATCACCCGGCAGACACTGTTCGGCCAGTCCGGTGAAACGATTGGCTTTGAAGTCCGCTACTTCGAGATTGCGCCCGGCGGATGGTCATCGCTTGAGTGCCATGGGCACGCGCATGCCGTCATTGGCTTGCGTGGCGTGGGTAAGGTGCTGCTGGGCGATACCGTTCAAACGCTTAGGTTTCTGGACCTGGCCTACATCGGCCCGAACTGCGTGCACCGATTGGTCAACGATGAACCTACACCCTTCGGGTTTCTGTGCATCGTGGATGCCAAGCGCGACCGTCCGCGCCGACTGCGCCCAGCGGATGTCCCCGACTTACTGACCAACCCGGCCCTGGCAGCCCTGATTCAGCGCGGGGGAGTCCAGGGCGCACCCCAGCCGACCCAGTCAGGCAAGACCACCTCACTGGATTAG